In the genome of Podospora pseudocomata strain CBS 415.72m chromosome 7, whole genome shotgun sequence, the window CTTTTGGCTGGGCTCCCCCACAGTTCGGTCATctgggtttgttggttgatgagaaCCGCCAAAAACTCAGCAAACGCCACAGTGGTGTCAGTATGACCTGGTATCAAGAGCACGGAATCCTACCCCAGACTCTACTGAATTTTGTGGCCCTGTTGGGCTGGCGCGGACGggacgccgccgccaccgggGGTGCCAAAAAGAAGTCCGGCCCCAACGGAGACGTCATGAGTCTGGACGAGATGGTTGACATTGTAAGCCCCGGACTTCACCCATAGCTTACCCTCTTCACTTACCCTACCCATCCTGTTCGCACACCGTtccgtcatcaccaaccaaagCTGACTATTTAAACCCCCGACGCAGTTCAACCTCAAATTCTCGAAAGGCGACATCAtcgtctccctctccaagctctccttcctccaaacccagcaCCTaaaactcctcccccaaaccttACCGTCCAACCCGTCCCTGCTCGCCGACCTGCAAACTCGGCACATCACCCCCTTTATGGACTTTTTATCCTCGGTCGAGTCCCTCCGCTCCcggtccccctcccccgagtttccttcttccctcggcctccatctcctcggcGACCGGATCCCCAATCCAAGAATCTTTTCGGCCCCGTACGTGGCTGACCTGGTGCAGATAATCCTCAAGTCTCAAGCCCACCTAGCAAAGTCTACCACTaaccctcccaccaccccagagGGGAATCTCGTCCCTTGTGAGCACAATCACCCCCGTACACCCCCGGCGTTTTTCCCCCTGCGGTATCTATACTGGACTTTATCCCCTTCTGCCCTGCGATCGTCTCTTGAAACCTCCTGCATTGACATTTCTACTGTCACGGTCAACTCGCAACCTTGTTCGTTGAGTCAGGCTGTTGATTGGTTGATTGGTGAGTTGAAGGGTATTCCTGAGGAGGAGTGGACAAAGGAGTATATTTCCCTGTTTTTAGCCCAGAGAAAAGAGGCGATTGGGTttaaggagggggagaaggtgacTAGGAACACGTGGAAGATATGTCGGTGGGCGGTtttggctggggaggaggggttgacggTGCCGCTTAGTATGGAGGTtttgggcaaggaggagacggtgagGAGATTGGAGGctgcgggggaggtggcgagggagggggatggtggtgatgggggtgatgcttttgctgctggggttgtgggggagggggcgttGGGGGCGGCCGGTGCTGGTACTGgcaagggaggggaggtggaggcggggtCGTGGACGGATGTGCTGCCTGATATTGAAATGGGGGATGTCATCTTGGAGTAGGATCttgtcttcttgttgttgttgttgttgttgttgttgttgttgttgttgttgttgttgttggagtttTGTATGTAGGatagagaaaaagaaaaacgactgtgtgagaagaaaaagagatggGAAAAGTCAAAAGGGGCGTGGGGAATTGGTGGGATCGGCCTGGTCCCGGCGCTGTAAAGCTTCGGTTTGTCATCGCCGGCAGTATTCAGTCAGCtgtataaaaaaaaaaaaaagcacaCCCGTTTCGGGGTTTCAGTCTTGCAAAAGGCGATACTCCAAGCCTGAAACGGGAGTGCTTTTTCTCCAGCTGACTGAATGCTGTCGGCGGTGAAAGGCTTTACAGTACTGGGGCTCTCCTTAGACGGCTGATGTTGATACTGTTGTTCAATTTTGTGGGAATATATGTCTGTTGGTTTTTGTCTTTCTTTGGAGAGAAAAGGGGCGATGATGGTATGGCCTCGGTTTTGGCAATTGCATAAACTTCACAGTTCTACTCTTTGTTTCTCTCTACTCGGTTGTAATTATCAAAACAAGTTTCATCTCCTCATCTCTGGCACGAACCATACCCGTAGAGCTCTGTTAGCTATGATGTACCTTACCCAACCACAATTATGGCATTGTCTTCTTCATCTGTAATAATAAAACTGTATTTCATCTCCCCATCTTAATATGGTCCCTGTGTAACCCGTAACCCACCCATCTTGCCAGctccccaaacaccaaatATCTAATGCCATACATTAATCATTCTCATAAATTTCAATATCTCTTCCCCTACTCATGCTTacacccacaaccccccatcttcgccctctcccttaaccccccaaaaatactctccttcacctccgccgccatcaGCCCGGCCCTCTCCTTAACGGCAACCTGCCCAACATCCCGAATAATCTTGTCTAGATCCTGCCCCCGTGCCTTCGACGAgcttcccccaccaccaccaccaccaccaccaccaccaccacccaacggaacccccgtccccgccaacctcccaccaccctgcCTCCCCCCagaacccccaacaacctccctcaccttcccccccaaatccctcaTCTGACTACTCGCAAAATCCCTATTCGTCAACAACGGATTCCCCGCCAGCGTCCCAACCCAATACTTATTCCACAGCGCATCCAACAGCTTATTATCCAACGTGC includes:
- the MSE1 gene encoding Glutamate--tRNA ligase mitochondrial (EggNog:ENOG503NV5D; COG:J; BUSCO:EOG09260XH5), coding for MRGNSLLGQQLWSAYGRWKALTSLSRSQQASHIFQRRLCFSCSSKLSHNPDRQARENRVQLPDTPCRTRFAPSPTGYLHLGSLRTALFNYLLARATGGQFVLRIEDTDQSRLVPDAESKLYEDLKWAGLSWDEGPDVNGPFGPYRQSERLPLYHQHAAELLAEGKAYRCFCTPEALEEHKRIANAAGQPTLYPGTCSHISPAESEERAHKGEKFAIRFRSAKTPTAVRDIVYNHFRKKEFEDDYIIIKRDGFPTYHFANVVDDKHMEITHVIRGAEWLISTPKHVELYNAFGWAPPQFGHLGLLVDENRQKLSKRHSGVSMTWYQEHGILPQTLLNFVALLGWRGRDAAATGGAKKKSGPNGDVMSLDEMVDIFNLKFSKGDIIVSLSKLSFLQTQHLKLLPQTLPSNPSLLADLQTRHITPFMDFLSSVESLRSRSPSPEFPSSLGLHLLGDRIPNPRIFSAPYVADLVQIILKSQAHLAKSTTNPPTTPEGNLVPCEHNHPRTPPAFFPLRYLYWTLSPSALRSSLETSCIDISTVTVNSQPCSLSQAVDWLIGELKGIPEEEWTKEYISLFLAQRKEAIGFKEGEKVTRNTWKICRWAVLAGEEGLTVPLSMEVLGKEETVRRLEAAGEVAREGDGGDGGDAFAAGVVGEGALGAAGAGTGKGGEVEAGSWTDVLPDIEMGDVILEIEKKKNDCVRRKRDGKSQKGRGELVGSAWSRRCKASVCHRRQYSVSCIKKKKSTPVSGFQSCKRRYSKPETGVLFLQLTECCRR